A stretch of Campylobacter gracilis DNA encodes these proteins:
- a CDS encoding adenine phosphoribosyltransferase, translating into MKSLSNEQKSYLFRSIRTVRDFPKPGILFYDITTLVGDREAFNFLLDHLAERYADYGLDYIVGIESRGFIFAAALAARLRVAFVPIRKPKKLPYITISQKYSLEYGFDQVEMHVDAFSGVQDAKVLLIDDLIATGGTARAALDLIAQTQAKCVEACFLLNLRELNDLGEFSRRTNVYCVLEA; encoded by the coding sequence ATGAAAAGTCTAAGCAACGAGCAAAAAAGCTATTTATTTCGCTCGATCCGCACCGTGCGCGACTTCCCAAAGCCCGGTATTTTGTTTTATGATATCACGACGCTCGTAGGCGATCGCGAGGCGTTTAATTTCCTGCTTGATCATCTAGCCGAGCGCTACGCCGATTACGGACTTGATTACATAGTAGGCATAGAAAGTCGCGGATTTATTTTTGCAGCGGCACTTGCTGCGAGGTTGAGGGTTGCTTTTGTGCCAATTAGAAAGCCAAAGAAGCTTCCTTATATCACGATTTCGCAAAAATACAGCCTTGAATACGGCTTCGATCAGGTCGAGATGCATGTGGATGCATTCTCTGGCGTGCAAGATGCCAAGGTGCTGCTAATCGACGATCTTATCGCCACCGGAGGCACCGCACGAGCGGCATTAGATCTCATCGCGCAGACGCAGGCTAAGTGCGTCGAAGCCTGCTTTTTGCTAAATTTACGTGAGTTAAACGATCTAGGCGAGTTTTCGCGACGCACAAATGTTTATTGCGTTTTAGAGGCGTGA
- a CDS encoding DedA family protein, translating into MEELLKNLLQEYHQYAYIVLFVWCILEGEIALILGGIMAHEGHINLPLGIFVAGLGAFCGDQFYFYIGRYNKKYISKKLAAQRRKFAIAHLLLQRYGWPIILMQRYMYGFRVIIPMSIGITRYSAKKFAIINLFSAWCWSGATMILAWYFGEEIWSGLRLIEQHWYFAIPIIGGILYLFFRLFKRMENHFMNSRKERDESKTARS; encoded by the coding sequence TTGGAAGAGCTACTTAAAAATTTATTACAAGAATACCACCAATACGCCTATATAGTGCTTTTTGTTTGGTGTATTTTAGAAGGCGAAATCGCACTGATTTTAGGCGGCATAATGGCGCACGAGGGACATATAAATTTGCCGCTAGGTATCTTTGTTGCGGGGCTTGGGGCATTTTGTGGCGATCAGTTTTATTTTTATATCGGGCGCTACAACAAAAAATATATCAGTAAAAAACTCGCGGCACAGCGCCGAAAATTTGCGATCGCACACCTGCTTTTGCAACGCTACGGCTGGCCGATAATTTTAATGCAGCGCTATATGTATGGCTTTCGCGTCATCATCCCGATGAGTATCGGCATCACTCGCTACAGCGCAAAGAAATTTGCGATTATCAATCTTTTTAGCGCTTGGTGCTGGTCGGGTGCGACGATGATTTTGGCGTGGTATTTTGGCGAGGAGATCTGGAGCGGGCTGCGGCTAATCGAGCAACACTGGTATTTTGCGATACCTATCATAGGCGGAATTTTATATCTATTTTTTAGGCTATTTAAACGTATGGAAAATCACTTTATGAACTCACGAAAGGAACGAGATGAAAGTAAAACTGCTAGATCGTAA
- a CDS encoding leucyl aminopeptidase — protein sequence MKVKLLDRKINEIEADFEVILVVDKNLNHEFIKDTDKFALFNYKGEGNLLLAESGRLYIGVKALEYDRVRTALASAYNALKGYAIKNFKIAFYKCGCDRRSTMAMVEGVLLGGYEFNKYKSDKKSSSLNEILISTQEYSGEQIDLQKANFGIEQGAITASAANFARDGVNEIPEIYTPEKMASEAEILASNYDDVSVKIYDEDFLREQNMNAFLAVNRSSAHPPRLIHLIYKPQRCLKRVVFVGKGLTYDSGGLSLKPADYMLTMKSDKSGALAAMGIIKGAAELELPFEIHAVIGATENMIGGDSYKPDDVLLSRSGVSIEVRNTDAEGRLVLADCLSYAQDLEPDLLIDMATLTGACVVGLGEYTSGIMGNSEELKRKFKDLSGSSGELFSILEFNDYLRELIKSSIADVSNCASSRYGGAITAGLFLDKFIKDEYKGKWLHLDIAGPAYLEKAWGYYAAGATGAGVRASLYFLQALAKELKDA from the coding sequence ATGAAAGTAAAACTGCTAGATCGTAAAATTAACGAGATAGAGGCGGATTTTGAAGTTATTTTAGTTGTGGATAAAAATTTAAATCACGAATTTATTAAAGACACGGATAAGTTTGCGCTTTTTAATTACAAAGGCGAGGGCAATCTACTCCTTGCCGAGAGCGGGCGGCTGTACATCGGCGTCAAGGCGCTAGAATATGACCGCGTTCGCACAGCACTTGCAAGCGCATACAACGCGCTTAAGGGCTACGCGATCAAAAATTTTAAAATCGCCTTTTACAAATGCGGCTGCGACCGCAGAAGCACGATGGCGATGGTCGAGGGCGTGCTTTTGGGCGGCTATGAGTTTAATAAATACAAAAGCGATAAAAAAAGCTCTAGCTTGAATGAAATTTTAATCTCGACGCAAGAGTATAGCGGTGAGCAGATCGATTTGCAAAAGGCAAACTTTGGTATAGAACAAGGCGCCATCACTGCGAGCGCCGCAAATTTTGCGCGCGACGGCGTCAATGAGATACCTGAAATTTACACGCCCGAAAAGATGGCGAGCGAGGCTGAAATTTTAGCCTCGAACTACGACGACGTGAGCGTTAAAATTTACGACGAGGACTTTTTGCGCGAGCAGAATATGAATGCGTTTTTGGCAGTCAATCGCTCCAGCGCTCATCCGCCTCGCCTCATCCATCTGATCTATAAGCCGCAGCGCTGCCTAAAGCGCGTTGTTTTCGTCGGCAAAGGGCTTACTTACGACAGCGGCGGGCTGAGTTTGAAGCCTGCCGATTATATGCTTACGATGAAAAGCGACAAAAGCGGCGCGCTTGCTGCGATGGGTATCATCAAGGGCGCTGCCGAGCTCGAGCTGCCGTTTGAGATACACGCGGTTATCGGCGCCACCGAAAATATGATCGGCGGCGATTCGTATAAACCCGACGACGTACTGCTTAGCCGCAGCGGCGTGAGTATCGAGGTGCGAAACACCGACGCGGAGGGCAGGCTCGTGCTTGCCGACTGCCTAAGCTACGCGCAGGATCTTGAGCCAGATCTGCTAATTGATATGGCGACGCTTACCGGCGCTTGCGTCGTGGGGCTTGGCGAATACACTAGCGGCATTATGGGAAACAGCGAGGAGCTAAAGCGTAAATTTAAAGATCTTAGCGGATCAAGCGGCGAGCTATTTAGTATTTTGGAATTTAACGATTATCTGCGCGAGCTAATCAAAAGCAGTATCGCGGACGTCTCTAACTGCGCTTCCAGTAGATACGGCGGCGCGATAACCGCGGGACTATTTTTGGATAAATTTATAAAAGACGAGTATAAAGGCAAGTGGCTGCACCTTGATATCGCGGGGCCTGCGTATCTGGAAAAGGCGTGGGGCTATTACGCGGCAGGCGCGACTGGCGCGGGAGTGAGAGCCAGCCTGTACTTTTTACAGGCTCTAGCCAAAGAGTTGAAGGACGCGTAG
- the ychF gene encoding redox-regulated ATPase YchF: MGLSVGIVGLPNVGKSTTFNALSGAQNAQAQNYPFCTIEPNKAVVPVPDARLGKLAQIVKPGRIVHSTIEFVDIAGLVRGASKGEGLGNKFLSNIRECEIILHIVRCFESGDITHVEGCVDPIRDIEIIETELILADIEQLGRKIERLGKEAKANQKGAKEALAVANELLAHLNDGKPASNFALKEDESYIALNRELRLLSAKDVIYGANVDEDGIAQDNEYVARVREYANARGAEVIKLCAKIEEELIGLSDEETHEMLQSLGAQQSGLELIIKRSFAKLSLISYFTAGEMEVRAWTITKGWKAPKAASVIHNDFERGFIRAEVIGFDDFIACGGESRAKEAGKMRLEGKDYVVQDGDVMHFRFNV; the protein is encoded by the coding sequence ATGGGGCTTTCAGTAGGGATCGTAGGGCTTCCGAACGTCGGCAAATCCACCACATTTAACGCGCTTAGCGGCGCGCAAAACGCACAGGCGCAGAATTATCCATTCTGCACGATTGAGCCCAATAAGGCGGTCGTGCCCGTGCCAGATGCCAGGCTCGGCAAGCTAGCACAGATCGTTAAGCCCGGTCGCATCGTGCATTCGACCATCGAGTTCGTCGATATCGCGGGCCTCGTGCGCGGAGCTAGCAAGGGCGAGGGGCTGGGGAATAAATTTCTTTCAAATATCCGCGAGTGCGAGATCATCCTTCATATCGTGCGCTGCTTCGAAAGCGGTGACATAACCCACGTCGAAGGCTGCGTCGATCCTATCCGCGATATCGAGATCATCGAAACCGAGCTTATTTTAGCAGACATCGAGCAGCTTGGCCGCAAGATCGAGCGCCTCGGTAAGGAAGCCAAAGCAAATCAAAAAGGCGCTAAAGAGGCGCTAGCCGTGGCAAACGAGCTTTTAGCGCATCTAAACGACGGCAAGCCCGCTTCAAATTTTGCGCTCAAAGAGGACGAAAGCTACATCGCTTTAAATCGTGAGCTGCGCCTGCTTAGCGCCAAAGATGTAATCTACGGCGCAAATGTGGACGAAGACGGCATCGCGCAGGATAACGAATATGTCGCGCGCGTAAGAGAATACGCAAATGCCCGCGGCGCCGAGGTGATCAAGCTCTGCGCCAAGATCGAAGAGGAACTCATAGGGCTAAGCGACGAGGAGACGCACGAGATGCTGCAAAGCCTGGGCGCGCAGCAAAGCGGGCTGGAGCTCATCATCAAGCGCTCCTTTGCGAAGCTTAGCCTCATCAGCTACTTTACCGCAGGTGAGATGGAGGTGCGCGCGTGGACGATCACGAAGGGCTGGAAGGCTCCAAAGGCCGCGAGCGTGATCCACAACGACTTTGAGCGCGGATTTATCAGAGCCGAGGTGATCGGATTTGATGATTTCATCGCGTGCGGCGGCGAGAGTAGGGCGAAAGAAGCGGGCAAAATGCGCCTTGAGGGCAAGGACTACGTCGTGCAAGACGGCGACGTGATGCATTTTAGATTTAATGTTTAA